Part of the Leclercia sp. AS011 genome is shown below.
CTGCTGCTGGCTGTTTTTCTCCTCCATCGCGGTGGTGATGCCCAGCAGCAGGGTGACGATATGCGGCGTGGTATTGAAGAACACCAGGTGGCGTTTTAAGGCCGCGGCCAGCTCTGCCTTTTGCGGGTAGAGCTTCTTCAGCACCGGGATCAGGGCGTAGACAAACGCGAGGTTCATCTGCCGCTCATAGTTCCAGGAAAACTCCATCTGGAACGACCGCCAGAACACACGGCGCAGATCGCGGGCGTTGATGGCGTTCTCATCCTGCACCTGAGGCAGGGTCTCTTCAGAAATCTTCGTCGTCATCGCTGACTCCTTGATCGGTCGTTGGACGAGGGGCGTTTCGCGCAGTTGTGTTAACCATCACCACCGCCACAATGGCACCCAGAATGGCGATCCCGGTGACGGGTATTTTCAGGTACGCCATCAGGGCAAAGCCGAGGAAGAAAAAGGGTGCCACTCTCTTGTTGATCAGCAGCCGGGCGAGCATCGCAAAGCCCAGCGCCGGAATGATCCCCGTCGCCACGCTGAGCCCGTGCTTAATAAACTCCGGGATGGCATCGAGCAGGGATTTCACCGCGCTGCTGCCCACCAGGAACGACACGGTGACCACCGCCGCCAGCATCAGCGACAGGCCAAACCCGGCGATCAGGTGCATTCGCTCAATGCCGCGGGTATCCGCCTGGTCGGCATAGCCGTCGGCCTTCTGGCTGAGCATCGGGATAAACATGCCGAGATAGACGTTCTTCAGCACCAGGGTCAGGGTGGCTATCGGCAGGCCGAGCAGCAGCGCCGTCTCCGTTCCCGCCCCGGAGGTGATAGCAAACGCTACCCCCAGCACCCCGCCGGTGACCACATCCGGCGGAATCGACGCCCCCACCGAAAACGACCCAATAAACGCCAGCTCCAGGGTCGCCCCCATAATGACGCCCGTCTGCACATCGCCTAACACCAGCCCGGTTAACAGGCCGGTGACAATGGGCCGGGAGAGCAGCGAGGTGCCCAGGGCATATTCCGACTGGGCGATAAACGCCACCAGCCCGAGTAAAAGTGCCTCTACCATAGTGAGTCCTCAGGAATTACAGCGATTCCGCTAATAACTGTTTGCGATCGTTTGGCACCTGGCGTATTTCGACTTCCACGCCGCTGCCGACCAGCTGAGTGAGCTTTTCTATTTCGTCCGGCAGCAAATTGATGGCCTTCGAAATGTTCCGCGCCCCCTCTTTCGCTTTAATGCCGCCAAGGTTGATGCTCTTAATCCCCTCCACCTCTGAGGCTAAGCGCCAGGCATCCTCCACCGACTCCACGACAATAAACAGGTGGTACTTGTCGGTAACGCCGCTTTTAATCGCCTCGATTGAGTCGTTGATATTTTTAATCACCAGCTTGACCGACGGCGGCTTGGCCAGCTTGATGGTGGTTTTACGCAGTTCATCGTTGGGCACGCTGTCGTTGGCAATTAAGATGCAGTCCGCCCCGACATATTGCGTCCAGGAAAAGGCTACCTGGCCGTGTAATAAGCGGTGATCAACACGCAGTAACGTAATCATTATTATTCCTCGCGATCAGAAGTCTTTATCTGCCTGTACCGCACTGGCAATGGTGTGATTGCAATACTGAATACTTTCCCGGGCGCTTAATAAGGCGTCATGGATTAATTTTTCAGTATCCTGTTCATCCGCGGAAATAAGCAGGCCGATGACCAGCGGCAAATTAAGGCCGGCGATCAGATGAAATTTCGGCTGATGCAGATAGCGGATAAATTCGTTATTGACGCTGCCGGCAAAAATATCGGTGATCGCTATCACCTCATCCTGGGCGGGTAGCCCGGCGAGCAGCTCCGCCACCTGACGGGTGACGTCCTGGTGCTCGTCGACATAGGCGCAGAGGGTGTAGATGTCCTGCTGCTTGCCGAGGATCAGCTCGACCGAGTCGAGTATCCCGCGGGCTAAGGTGCCGTGACTGGCAAAAATGTAATGTCGTTTCATCCTGTCCTCGAAGCTTATTCCACTTACCAGACAGAGAGTGCAACCCACGTGCCAGGAAAAAGTGGCGCGTGGGCAAGGAGGAGAGAGGGAGGGATTAAAACTCTTGATCTGCCTGAATAAATTCCGTTTCGTGAGTCAGAATATTGTGGATATAACAGAGCTCGACCACCGGGATTTTGACACTATAACTGCTCTCAATGACACTAAAGGCCTGGCGCAACAGCGCCAGCTCGCTTTCAGGACACTGTCGCCCGGCGTAGGTGGTGGGAGAGGCGTTGCGGATCAGCCGCTCAATCAGACAGCTGATGTGGACATAGAGCGCCACCTTGCGTTCGTTCGGCACCTGACAGCCCGCCAGATGCTCATAGCGGAAGACAAACTGCTCCACCTGGTTGATCACTTTAGTGGTATCGAGAATGGTCACCGACTCAATCACCCGCCGCAGGGAGAAGTTCTTCAGCAGCAGGTTGTTGATTTCCGCTACCTGCTCCGCCGTGGCGAGATCGCCAAAGATACGCATCAGCGGCCGCGTCCCCTCCCCGGCAATCAGTGAGTCCAGCGAGATCCACGGCACATCGGGCACCTGCGGGTCGAGAGTGCCGACAATCGCCAGCATGTCGTAGCGGTTAAAGGCCACCGCCCGCTCCCGGGCGTCGCTGAGCATCTCGTAATCGCAGGCGATAATCTCAATCCCCAGCGCCTCCGGGATGCTAGCCTTCAGCAGCTGACAGAGATTGGCCGCCGCGCCGATCCCGGTGATGCAGGTGGTAAGAATCACCCGGGGCTTACTGGCCTGGGGCCAGAAAAGCTGGTGCTCCACCGGCAAATCAGCGCCGATCTCACTGGCAATCTCCTCGATGTGGTGCCCCTGCAGGATCCGCTCCCCGACATACAGTGCCATGCTGGTGGAGACATTGTTCACAATCGCCACCGGGGTGGAGACCCGGCGCTGGAAGTGGCTATGAATGGCGTTCAGCGAGCCCATATCCACCAGGATCATCAGCCCGGAGGCCAGGGCGTTGCTTTCGATGTAGTGCATCACCTGCTGGGCAATCGCCTCCGGGGTGACGTCCAGCGGCATGTCGAAGGATTCAAACACCGTGTGTTTCAACAGGCGGTTCGCCACGTTGGCAATGCTGCTGGCGGTGGCGTAGCCGTGGGCGAGGATCACCGCCCGCGTCACCTGAGACTGGCTCACCGTTCCCGCTTTATGCAGCCACAGCACCAGCAGCAGGGCATCGATGCGCTGGGCGTCGATGTCGAGCTTTTGCGTCAGGGCGGCGATCATCGCCTGGCAGAAGCGGTACAGCAGGGGATATTTTTGCGCGAGAAAATCATCCAGCAGCCGGACCCGCTCCTGGCTCAGAGCCGAGAGCGCGCTCCGGGCGCGGTGCACCAGATAGTGGCTGAGGGCATAGATGCCATTGCCGTTAAACTGGACGTTGAACTGCTGCTCCAGGCGGTAAAACGCCTCCCGCACCTGCTGGGTGGTGAGCTGTAACACCGGCGAGGCGGTAGTGTCCCGGTGGTGAAACACCAGCCTGTCGAACAGGGTTTCGATCTCCTCTCCCATCCGCCGGTGAACCTCCTCCCAACCCGAGCGGCCGCTGAGCACCTCTTCGTAGAGGGCCAGCACCTGACACTGGGTGTCGTGGATCATCCCCTGGGTGCGGTCGTGGGCACGCAACAGCCATAGCAGGTTAGTCTGGGGCTCGATGGTCAGCGGCTCGTCCGCAACGGGCGCGTCGCTCATGACGGGGATGGCGGCCAACACCTTCTCCGGCAGATCCTGAAGGGTGACGCTAATGGCCTCCTGCCCCCGCTGTCGGGCCCAGGCGGCGGCGACCGCATACCTGACCACGTTTTTCAGCTCGCCAACGTTACCGCGATAAAGGGCGTGATGCAGCACCTGCCGCAGACGGGGGGTGAGGTTCAGGCGTGCGTTCAGCTTTTGCGCCTCCCGCCAGAAGAACTGGAGGATCAGGGCCTCTTTTTCCTCACGGGAGCGCGCCTGCAGGTCGGGCAGCGTGACCAGGATCGGAATACGGCGCAGGAAGGTGGTTAAAAAGGTGCTGTGCAGCTCCTCGGTGGTGGCGAAGACCAGCCGCGTGCGGATGGGGCGACCCTGAGCGGTTTCCCCCACCCGGTAGATCTCCTTCCGGTCGAGCCAGGTGAAGAGTTTCTCCTGGCCCTCGGCGTTCAGGCGATGCACCTCGTCGAGAAACAGCATCCCGCCATCGGCGGCCTCGAAGGCCCCCTGCTTGTCGCTTTGCGCCCCGGTAAAGGCCCCTTTCACGTAGCCGAACAGGTTCGCCGCCAGCAGCTCCGGGTTGCTGGCGTACTGGGCGCAGTTGAAGCTGACAAAAGGCGCATCGTCCGCTAGCAGCCCCTGGGAGATGGCGAAGGCGTGCATCAGGTTCGCCATATAGCTTTTGCCGGTGCCGCTCTCTCCGGTGATCAGCAGCGGCAGGCCGCCATCGGGATAAAAGAGCGCGGTTTTCAGCTGGGCAATGGCCTTTTTCAGGCTGCCGTCATGGCCGATCAGCAGGGCAAAGTGGTCCGGCGGCTCCTGCCTGCTGTCGCCGTCGTTCAGCAGCTGGGCGATGCTGTCATATTCGTTCCCGGCCAGGTTGAAAAACTGCTGGCTGAAGGCTCTCTTGTGCAGGAAGTAGACCGGGCGGGTATTGATTTTGACCAGCTCCCCCTGAGCCACCAGCTGGTTCAGATAGTGGCTGGCGGTATTGCGCTTGAGGTCGAACCGCTCGGCCAGGTAGCGGGCGGTAAAGACCTCGCTCAGGTTTTCCGGGTCGAAAAAATCGGTCTGGTTAGCAAGGAAGGTCAGGATTTCGTTGCGCATGGTGTATCCCACGTCTGGCGTATCGTGGGGATATGATGCCCGCAAACCCGCGGGCCGAGGGAGGGCGACGGCGGGGAATGTGCGCTTTTGTGGGGGAGGTCACATGAAAAGCCGGAGGCGGAGGATAGTACGTAGGCCGGGCAAACGCAGTGCCGCCCGGCGCTGTTCAGCAGTCCATTTTTGGACTCATTATGAATTGGTCAAAAAACAAACAGCCGATATCATTCCTGCATCGAGAGGCGACTCATTGGACCACCGCCTCCGTCATGGTAAGGAAGAAATCACCTACTGCCTGTAATTGACTATGCTCTTTTTACTTTTACTCTCCCTGCTTGCGTTTAGTTTCACCTCTTGCTCTGCGTTCAGTTTTGAATTGCCCGCCTCAATGCTAACCCTCAATCGCGACACCGGCTTTTTGCCTTCAACCGCGCCTCATGAGACCGGGCCGCTGCGCACCCGTATCCTTGAGCAATACAACCACTGGAAAGGAACCCGCTATCGGTGGGGCGGTGCCACGCACAATGGCGTGGACTGTTCCGCCCTGATGCAGCACCTGTTCCGGGATGCGGCGCATTTGTCATTACCGCGCACCACCAGGGAGCAGATCCACAGAGGGGTTCAGGTTGAAGAGCTGAGCCTGAAAGCCGGGGACCTGGTGTTTTTCCAGACCGGCGAACACCTGCGCCATGTCGGCGTCTATATCGGCGACCACCAGTTTATTCATGCCTCATCCAGCCAGGGGGTCACCGTTTCTGACCTGAGCGATGACTACTGGCATGCGCACTTCATTACCGCCCGTCGGGTGACGGACAACGCCTGAAACGGCAGCATATCGATTTTTTGCGAGGCGCT
Proteins encoded:
- a CDS encoding PTS sugar transporter subunit IIB; its protein translation is MITLLRVDHRLLHGQVAFSWTQYVGADCILIANDSVPNDELRKTTIKLAKPPSVKLVIKNINDSIEAIKSGVTDKYHLFIVVESVEDAWRLASEVEGIKSINLGGIKAKEGARNISKAINLLPDEIEKLTQLVGSGVEVEIRQVPNDRKQLLAESL
- a CDS encoding PTS sugar transporter subunit IIA, whose product is MKRHYIFASHGTLARGILDSVELILGKQQDIYTLCAYVDEHQDVTRQVAELLAGLPAQDEVIAITDIFAGSVNNEFIRYLHQPKFHLIAGLNLPLVIGLLISADEQDTEKLIHDALLSARESIQYCNHTIASAVQADKDF
- a CDS encoding NlpC/P60 family protein; the encoded protein is MLFLLLLSLLAFSFTSCSAFSFELPASMLTLNRDTGFLPSTAPHETGPLRTRILEQYNHWKGTRYRWGGATHNGVDCSALMQHLFRDAAHLSLPRTTREQIHRGVQVEELSLKAGDLVFFQTGEHLRHVGVYIGDHQFIHASSSQGVTVSDLSDDYWHAHFITARRVTDNA
- a CDS encoding sigma 54-interacting transcriptional regulator codes for the protein MRNEILTFLANQTDFFDPENLSEVFTARYLAERFDLKRNTASHYLNQLVAQGELVKINTRPVYFLHKRAFSQQFFNLAGNEYDSIAQLLNDGDSRQEPPDHFALLIGHDGSLKKAIAQLKTALFYPDGGLPLLITGESGTGKSYMANLMHAFAISQGLLADDAPFVSFNCAQYASNPELLAANLFGYVKGAFTGAQSDKQGAFEAADGGMLFLDEVHRLNAEGQEKLFTWLDRKEIYRVGETAQGRPIRTRLVFATTEELHSTFLTTFLRRIPILVTLPDLQARSREEKEALILQFFWREAQKLNARLNLTPRLRQVLHHALYRGNVGELKNVVRYAVAAAWARQRGQEAISVTLQDLPEKVLAAIPVMSDAPVADEPLTIEPQTNLLWLLRAHDRTQGMIHDTQCQVLALYEEVLSGRSGWEEVHRRMGEEIETLFDRLVFHHRDTTASPVLQLTTQQVREAFYRLEQQFNVQFNGNGIYALSHYLVHRARSALSALSQERVRLLDDFLAQKYPLLYRFCQAMIAALTQKLDIDAQRIDALLLVLWLHKAGTVSQSQVTRAVILAHGYATASSIANVANRLLKHTVFESFDMPLDVTPEAIAQQVMHYIESNALASGLMILVDMGSLNAIHSHFQRRVSTPVAIVNNVSTSMALYVGERILQGHHIEEIASEIGADLPVEHQLFWPQASKPRVILTTCITGIGAAANLCQLLKASIPEALGIEIIACDYEMLSDARERAVAFNRYDMLAIVGTLDPQVPDVPWISLDSLIAGEGTRPLMRIFGDLATAEQVAEINNLLLKNFSLRRVIESVTILDTTKVINQVEQFVFRYEHLAGCQVPNERKVALYVHISCLIERLIRNASPTTYAGRQCPESELALLRQAFSVIESSYSVKIPVVELCYIHNILTHETEFIQADQEF
- a CDS encoding PTS mannose/fructose/sorbose/N-acetylgalactosamine transporter subunit IIC: MVEALLLGLVAFIAQSEYALGTSLLSRPIVTGLLTGLVLGDVQTGVIMGATLELAFIGSFSVGASIPPDVVTGGVLGVAFAITSGAGTETALLLGLPIATLTLVLKNVYLGMFIPMLSQKADGYADQADTRGIERMHLIAGFGLSLMLAAVVTVSFLVGSSAVKSLLDAIPEFIKHGLSVATGIIPALGFAMLARLLINKRVAPFFFLGFALMAYLKIPVTGIAILGAIVAVVMVNTTARNAPRPTTDQGVSDDDEDF